In the Aridibaculum aurantiacum genome, GCAGAAAGAAATTCCACCGGCAAATATTCCTTACGTACTTATAGGCACCGGCCTGCTTTGGTTTGGCTGGTTTGGCTTCAATGGCGGATCTTCTTTTGCGGCAAATGCTTTAAGTGTAAGCGCCTTTGCTGTTACAAATACTTCAGCAGCAGCAGCCGGTTTATCGTGGATGTTCTTTGATGTGGTGCGTGGGAAAAAGCCATCGGTTGTTGGTTTTTGCATAGGTGCAGTGGTAGGACTGGTAGCAATAACACCGGCGGCAGGATTTGTAGCTATTCCGCAAAGCATCTTTATAGGTTTTGTTTCGGCTATCATATCTAATGTAGCGGTTCACATCAAAAGTCGTTCACGAATAGACGATGCGCTGGATGTATTTCCTTGTCATGGATTAGGTGGAATAGTGGGAATGGTATTGACAGGCGTTTTTGCATCAAAGGCAGTGAACGACGCTGGTGTTGATGGATTGTTGTATGGAAATACTTCTTTCTTTTTCACCCAGGTGCAGGGGATGCTGGTGGTAGTGGCGTATAGCTTTGTGGTTTCCTTTGGTATTTTCAAACTGATCAATCTTATTCAACCTATACGCGTTTCTTCAGAAGAAGAGGAGCTGGGGCTGGATGCAAGCCAGCACAACGAAAACTATTCACAAGGAACACTGGTGGTAACACATACAGAGGTACAGGACGATAAAATTATTGAGGAGAAAGTGAAGGTGCAGTACCGGTCGGTGACAAAAGAAAAAGAAGAAGTATAAACTTCTTCTCCAGATAAAAAGAAAGGGAAGCAATTGCTTCCCTTTTATTTTATTAACCCCTGCTGTAGTTAGGCGCTTCCTTGGTGATCACCACATCGTGTGCATGGCTTTCCCGCATACCTGCATTGGTGATCTTTACAAATGAAGCTTGCTGCAACTGCTCAATATTAGCAGCTCCGCAATAACCCATACCTGCTCTTAGTCCACCAACAAACTGGTAAACTACTTCGCTCAGGTGGCCTTTATAAGCTATTCTACCTTCTATTCCTTCTGGTACAAATTTCTTTACATCGTCTTCTACATCCTGGAAATATCGGTCGCCGCTGCCTTGCACCATTGCACCCAGCGATCCCATACCGCGGTATTGTTTAAACTTTCTGCCTTCGTAGATGATGGTCTCGCCCGGGCTTTCTTCGGTTCCGGCAAATATGCTTCCCATCATTACCGCATTGGCTCCAGCCGCCAGTGCCTTCACCATATCGCCGGTGTAGCGAATACCACCATCAGCTATCACAGGTATGC is a window encoding:
- a CDS encoding ammonium transporter; the encoded protein is MFLKKLTLRSVLPFALLAAVSLAAAFIPSMAPFNGEGIYNSADIAWMLMAAALVFLMTPGLAFFYGGMVHRKNVISTMIKSVVAAGVVSVLWIVCGYSLSFGSSIGGFIGNPADHLFFKDVFSAAPWAGAPTIPLVLFAFFQLMFAIITPGLVVGAVAERIRFTSYILFIVLFSILVYAPVAHWTWHPEGFLFQMGVLDFAGGTVVHISAGCAALAGVLVLKQRKAHLEQKEIPPANIPYVLIGTGLLWFGWFGFNGGSSFAANALSVSAFAVTNTSAAAAGLSWMFFDVVRGKKPSVVGFCIGAVVGLVAITPAAGFVAIPQSIFIGFVSAIISNVAVHIKSRSRIDDALDVFPCHGLGGIVGMVLTGVFASKAVNDAGVDGLLYGNTSFFFTQVQGMLVVVAYSFVVSFGIFKLINLIQPIRVSSEEEELGLDASQHNENYSQGTLVVTHTEVQDDKIIEEKVKVQYRSVTKEKEEV